The following proteins are co-located in the Pseudomonas antarctica genome:
- a CDS encoding TIGR02444 family protein: MCADLWSFALSTYARPGVEAACLRLQDQGADVCLLLCAAWLERRGVALEPERIQALQQVALPWQKNVVEPLRQMRAQWRAMAQQDLPLAALRERVKALELEAERELLARLEVLTQAWPTEEGDQLGWLEGLAAGTANLDRDALQQLRVAATGT; the protein is encoded by the coding sequence ATGTGCGCTGACCTGTGGAGCTTTGCCCTCTCGACTTACGCCCGGCCGGGCGTTGAAGCCGCTTGCCTGCGCTTGCAGGATCAAGGCGCGGATGTGTGCCTGTTGCTCTGCGCCGCCTGGCTGGAGCGGCGCGGCGTGGCGCTTGAGCCCGAGCGTATTCAGGCGCTGCAGCAGGTTGCCCTGCCGTGGCAGAAAAATGTGGTCGAACCGTTGCGACAGATGCGCGCGCAATGGCGAGCCATGGCGCAACAGGATTTACCTTTGGCGGCGTTACGCGAGCGGGTCAAAGCCCTGGAGCTGGAAGCCGAACGGGAGTTGTTGGCACGCCTGGAAGTGTTGACGCAGGCATGGCCGACTGAAGAAGGGGATCAACTGGGGTGGCTTGAAGGTCTGGCGGCCGGAACCGCCAACCTTGACCGCGACGCGCTGCAGCAACTGCGCGTCGCGGCCACCGGCACTTAG